CCTCAAGACTAAGCCCCTTTGTCTCGGGCATATAGATATAGACGTAGACAAATGAGACCACGCAGAGCACGGCATAGAGCCAGAAAGTGTCAGGTCTTCCCAAAGCTTCGATCAAACTAAGAAATGTAAGGGTGACAATCAGATAGGTGGCCCAGATAACTGCAGTTACAACACTCATGGCTATTGCCCTTACGCTAAGCGGATAAATTTCTGAGATTACTAGCTGAACCACTGTTCCGGGTCCAATGGTCCATGCGGCCACAAAAAATATTAGACTGGCAACTGTCAGATATCCAAGTAACCCTCCGCCAGATTTTTGCATGAAAAAGGTTAGGCCCATTACTATTAGGGCTATACACATTCCAGCCAGACCAATAAGCATGGTGGGCCGCCGTCCAAGTTTGTCCATAACATTCATTGCAACTATGGACATAATAACAAAAACAATTCCTACTCCTACAGTTTGAAGAATTGCGGTTGAGGCCGAATGAAAACCCGCAAGCTCAAAAATTGTCGGGGCATAAAACGTGGCGAGCGAAAGCCCGGTGAGCTGTCTTATCATAGCAAGACCCAAGCCCAGCGCTAGAGCAGGTCTTATAATAGGTGCAAACAACTCACGCCAGTCGGGTTTGGTTTGTTCAAGGGCATCCTTAATACTAGAACACTCTTCATCAACCTCAGCCGTTCCCCTTATGCGCATCAGGATGTCTTTTGCCTTATCATCAAAGCCGT
The sequence above is a segment of the Thermodesulfobacteriota bacterium genome. Coding sequences within it:
- a CDS encoding sugar porter family MFS transporter gives rise to the protein ISAVISFVGVLGTVLANGILMLIIARIVVGAAFGILSFAVPLYISEMSAANNRGRLVSIFVIAILSGVLISYLVDYAFAAYSQWRIMFAVGLVPALLLFVGMYFLPESPRWLIKHGFDDKAKDILMRIRGTAEVDEECSSIKDALEQTKPDWRELFAPIIRPALALGLGLAMIRQLTGLSLATFYAPTIFELAGFHSASTAILQTVGVGIVFVIMSIVAMNVMDKLGRRPTMLIGLAGMCIALIVMGLTFFMQKSGGGLLGYLTVASLIFFVAAWTIGPGTVVQLVISEIYPLSVRAIAMSVVTAVIWATYLIVTLTFLSLIEALGRPDTFWLYAVLCVVSFVYVYIYMPETKGLSLEEIEEHWHKTKK